One genomic window of Halococcus sediminicola includes the following:
- a CDS encoding DUF7383 domain-containing protein, which produces MPDTRTRANYALLDFQEHLGESSDGLDVPWAEFVGNHRSSTQEFTVPVGPATEAYLECQLFEVGSYGHEIVVNGDALTGFDIPPAPGWQYWMDPITGADLEAGENTVRFVRDADTRDDFVVGSVVVHWKEPVE; this is translated from the coding sequence ATGCCCGACACCCGGACGCGCGCGAACTACGCGCTGCTCGATTTTCAAGAACACCTCGGCGAGAGTTCCGACGGACTCGACGTGCCGTGGGCGGAGTTCGTCGGCAATCATCGCTCCTCGACCCAGGAGTTCACCGTGCCCGTCGGGCCGGCCACCGAGGCGTACCTCGAATGCCAACTGTTCGAGGTGGGGAGCTACGGCCACGAGATCGTCGTCAACGGTGACGCACTCACGGGCTTCGACATCCCGCCCGCACCGGGCTGGCAGTACTGGATGGATCCCATCACCGGCGCGGATCTCGAAGCCGGGGAGAACACGGTCCGATTCGTCCGCGACGCCGACACTCGCGACGATTTCGTGGTCGGATCGGTCGTCGTTCATTGGAAAGAACCCGTCGAGTGA